From Cyclobacteriaceae bacterium, a single genomic window includes:
- a CDS encoding DUF3995 domain-containing protein, producing MIVVLVFLNVSIFLFLSGLHFYWAFGGTWGELTSLPSKPDGTLFFKPGIVSTLVVAFGLLFFATVTFMNLGWIDLHTTNEISAIAQRFVKIVTMIIGFIFLLRAVGNFSYVGFFKKIKGTPFGINDSKYYSPLCLFIGTASFLIYYFS from the coding sequence ATGATCGTTGTACTGGTCTTCCTCAATGTTTCCATTTTCTTATTCCTGTCGGGTCTCCATTTCTACTGGGCCTTTGGCGGCACCTGGGGTGAACTTACAAGTCTGCCTTCCAAACCAGATGGAACACTTTTCTTTAAACCCGGTATCGTATCAACGTTGGTAGTCGCATTCGGATTATTGTTCTTTGCCACCGTCACCTTCATGAATCTTGGCTGGATCGACTTGCATACAACGAATGAAATTTCAGCTATCGCGCAACGTTTCGTTAAGATTGTCACAATGATCATAGGCTTTATCTTTCTCCTTCGTGCCGTCGGTAATTTCAGTTATGTAGGATTCTTTAAAAAGATCAAAGGCACTCCATTTGGGATCAATGATTCTAAGTATTATTCACCTCTGTGCCTTTTCATCGGCACCGCCAGCTTTTTGATCTATTATTTTTCCTGA
- a CDS encoding M20/M25/M40 family metallo-hydrolase, giving the protein MKFCKAFTIAAVLFVPLLTHAQLSKVEKKLTAHVDAHYNEGLKLLEEVVNINSGSMNFDGVRKVGQIFRAKLDALGFQTKWVDGKPFGRAGHLVAEHKGKGKTLLLIGHLDTVFELASPFQQFKMVNDSTITGPGVGDMKGGDVVIIQSLQALKDNGLLKDMNIIVVMTGDEELSGKPLNLARYDLIEAAKAADIAIGSEDGAGDPKTAVVARRSSSNWELTVTGIPAHSSQIFTEAVGAGAIYEASRILNEFYEALAGEEYLTFNPGMIIGGSSVEHDKAMDGGSAYGKANIVSKQTIVSGDIRTISPEQLKKTQETMMAIVSRHRPLTKAEITFYDGYPPLAPTEGNYKLLSYLNQVSKDIGAGTVVAVNPRKAGAADISFTAAYVDMAIDGLGLRSTGGHTIDETADPRSISLQAKRASILFYRLTQDKLSAEKPR; this is encoded by the coding sequence ATGAAATTCTGTAAAGCATTTACTATCGCCGCTGTACTCTTTGTGCCATTACTTACACATGCTCAGCTGTCCAAAGTTGAAAAGAAACTCACGGCCCATGTGGATGCTCATTACAATGAAGGCTTAAAACTTCTGGAAGAGGTGGTGAACATCAATAGTGGCTCTATGAATTTCGATGGCGTCAGGAAGGTAGGACAGATATTCAGGGCGAAGCTGGATGCTCTTGGCTTTCAGACGAAATGGGTTGACGGGAAACCATTTGGAAGAGCCGGGCACCTCGTCGCCGAACACAAAGGAAAAGGAAAGACCCTCTTACTGATCGGTCATCTCGATACTGTTTTTGAACTGGCCAGTCCTTTTCAGCAATTCAAAATGGTCAACGATTCCACGATCACCGGACCAGGTGTGGGAGATATGAAAGGAGGCGACGTTGTTATTATCCAATCGTTGCAAGCCTTGAAAGACAATGGACTCTTAAAGGATATGAACATCATTGTGGTGATGACCGGTGATGAAGAGCTTAGCGGAAAGCCATTGAATCTTGCACGGTATGATCTCATCGAAGCAGCAAAAGCCGCCGACATTGCTATTGGATCTGAAGATGGTGCCGGTGACCCAAAGACTGCCGTGGTGGCAAGGAGAAGTTCATCCAACTGGGAGTTGACGGTTACAGGAATTCCAGCACACTCATCACAGATATTTACCGAAGCCGTTGGAGCCGGTGCAATCTATGAGGCCTCCAGAATATTAAATGAATTTTATGAAGCGCTGGCAGGAGAGGAGTATCTTACTTTCAACCCTGGAATGATCATCGGCGGATCTTCTGTTGAACATGATAAGGCAATGGACGGAGGTTCAGCTTATGGAAAAGCGAATATCGTTTCGAAGCAGACAATTGTGTCAGGAGACATCCGTACCATTTCACCGGAGCAACTAAAGAAGACGCAGGAAACGATGATGGCAATCGTATCACGTCATCGCCCATTGACAAAGGCCGAAATCACATTCTATGATGGATACCCTCCATTAGCACCGACAGAAGGAAATTATAAGCTACTGAGCTATCTGAATCAGGTCAGTAAGGATATAGGAGCAGGAACGGTAGTGGCTGTGAATCCACGTAAAGCAGGTGCGGCAGACATATCATTCACAGCAGCGTATGTAGACATGGCTATTGATGGTCTTGGTTTGCGTTCAACCGGCGGACATACGATCGATGAAACGGCAGATCCACGATCTATTTCCCTGCAGGCAAAGCGGGCATCTATTCTTTTTTACAGATTGACACAGGATAAACTTTCGGCTGAAAAGCCGAGGTAA
- a CDS encoding carbohydrate binding family 9 domain-containing protein, giving the protein MISRVLILIILVTGYSLYGQTDSIKAKLDSIKARIDPIKTYTTAELKGEAPKIDGLGNDPAWEQVTWGGGGFRQKMPDAGAVASVETYFKVLYDAKNLYILFRCLDPEPSKIVSRMSRRDGFEGDWVEVNIDSYADKRTAFSFTSSVSGVKGDEYVSNNGEVWDASWDPIWYLKTSINSEGWMAELRIPLSQLRFPDKPEHVWGFQVQRLLFRKQEMSNWQFIPPTSNGWVHRFPELHGIKGIRPQKQLEIQPYIVAKTETFQKEENNPFATGASSSVDVGLDAKIGITSDITLDLTVNPDFGQVEADPSRVNLTAFELFFQERRPFFIEGSHTLNFPISDMSSDNLFYSRRIGRRPQGEPDIVGPNVFSTSKSRTTILGAAKLTGKNKKGFSWGILESVTNPEKATLDSLGERSYQTIEPLTNYFVARAQQDIHKGNTLIGAMFTATNRKIVDQRLTWLPDNAYSGGVDFTHNWHERKYYFAGKVFMSHISGSAESMITSQRASERFFQRPDNNHAEVDSTLKSLTGSGGQFVIGKRSGRITFDLGGSWLSPQLELNDVGFLLQTDKINQWSWVQYRIPNPKGIARSQRYGVYENLGMDFDGRTTSRTYSTDAFVELKNFWFMAGGITLSGQSISNADLRGGPAIQYPGSSSYWFYLSTDRRKKLQVGVGPSWFVGDNDYLRTNDLDLEFTYRPSNALNFSVNPSFSHSRNHLQYVATGSVDGEDRYVLGEIEQATFRVSLRMTYMLTPNLSIQYWGQPFGTAGTYSNFKQVTDSRAAEYGNRFALLAPSQINPIGDSYHVDQYNRGASDYSFDKPDFNFGQFRSNMVMRWEYIPGSTLFLVWTQEMNGAFYDRKGSEWDRYSFDFNTQAHNIFLIKYTYRFVL; this is encoded by the coding sequence ATGATATCCCGGGTTCTCATACTCATTATTCTCGTTACAGGATATTCTCTCTATGGTCAGACTGATTCCATAAAGGCAAAGCTTGATTCAATCAAAGCCCGGATCGACCCTATCAAAACTTATACGACTGCAGAGCTTAAAGGTGAAGCACCCAAAATTGATGGACTTGGAAATGATCCTGCATGGGAGCAGGTGACATGGGGTGGTGGTGGCTTTCGTCAGAAAATGCCGGATGCCGGTGCAGTAGCATCCGTTGAGACGTACTTCAAGGTGCTGTATGATGCAAAGAATCTCTACATCCTCTTCCGCTGCCTTGATCCCGAACCATCTAAGATCGTTAGCCGGATGTCGCGACGTGATGGGTTTGAAGGAGATTGGGTTGAAGTAAACATCGACAGTTATGCCGACAAGCGCACGGCCTTTTCATTTACTTCTTCTGTTTCAGGAGTAAAGGGCGACGAGTATGTTTCCAATAACGGCGAAGTATGGGACGCAAGCTGGGATCCTATCTGGTATCTCAAGACCAGCATCAACAGCGAAGGCTGGATGGCCGAGCTAAGAATACCACTTAGTCAATTGCGCTTCCCGGATAAACCTGAACATGTCTGGGGATTTCAGGTACAGCGGTTGCTTTTCAGAAAACAGGAGATGTCCAACTGGCAGTTTATACCACCCACCAGCAATGGATGGGTTCACAGGTTTCCTGAACTTCATGGGATCAAAGGTATCAGGCCTCAAAAACAACTCGAGATCCAGCCTTATATAGTAGCCAAGACAGAAACATTTCAGAAAGAAGAGAACAATCCATTTGCAACAGGTGCGTCGTCATCAGTTGATGTAGGTCTGGATGCAAAGATCGGTATCACCAGCGATATCACGTTGGATCTTACCGTCAATCCTGATTTCGGTCAGGTCGAAGCAGATCCTTCCCGTGTAAACCTTACTGCTTTTGAATTATTCTTTCAGGAACGCAGACCATTCTTCATTGAAGGAAGTCATACGCTGAACTTCCCGATCTCAGACATGTCAAGTGATAACCTTTTCTACTCCAGGCGCATTGGAAGACGGCCACAGGGAGAACCCGATATCGTTGGGCCGAATGTTTTTTCAACATCCAAGAGCAGAACTACCATCCTGGGAGCAGCCAAGCTTACCGGAAAGAACAAGAAAGGATTTTCATGGGGAATACTTGAATCCGTTACCAATCCCGAAAAGGCTACGCTTGATAGCCTTGGCGAACGCAGCTATCAGACCATAGAGCCGCTGACGAATTATTTTGTGGCAAGAGCACAACAGGATATTCATAAAGGAAATACGCTGATCGGCGCAATGTTTACAGCGACCAATAGAAAGATCGTGGATCAGCGACTGACCTGGCTGCCTGACAATGCTTATTCGGGTGGTGTAGACTTTACTCACAACTGGCATGAGCGTAAGTATTATTTCGCCGGTAAGGTATTCATGAGTCATATAAGCGGAAGTGCGGAATCCATGATCACATCGCAACGGGCATCTGAGAGATTCTTCCAGCGACCGGATAATAACCATGCGGAAGTGGATTCAACCTTAAAGTCGTTGACAGGTTCTGGTGGTCAATTCGTAATTGGTAAACGCAGTGGAAGAATAACTTTTGATCTGGGTGGTAGCTGGCTTTCGCCTCAGCTTGAGCTTAATGATGTTGGCTTTCTCCTTCAGACCGATAAGATCAATCAATGGTCATGGGTTCAATACAGAATACCAAATCCAAAAGGTATTGCAAGATCCCAACGGTATGGCGTGTATGAAAACCTGGGAATGGATTTCGATGGGCGTACCACCTCAAGAACATATTCAACAGATGCCTTTGTGGAACTAAAGAATTTCTGGTTTATGGCTGGAGGAATTACGTTGAGTGGTCAGAGTATTTCCAATGCTGATCTGAGAGGTGGACCTGCTATTCAGTATCCCGGCAGTTCATCCTATTGGTTCTATCTCAGCACCGATCGCCGCAAGAAGCTCCAGGTAGGAGTTGGTCCAAGCTGGTTTGTTGGCGACAATGATTACCTGAGGACCAATGATCTTGATCTTGAATTCACTTACCGGCCTTCCAATGCATTGAATTTTTCTGTCAATCCTTCTTTCAGCCATAGCAGAAATCATTTGCAGTACGTGGCTACTGGTTCTGTGGACGGAGAAGATCGTTATGTACTTGGCGAGATTGAACAGGCTACTTTCAGAGTTTCGTTGCGTATGACGTATATGCTTACGCCGAATCTGTCTATTCAATACTGGGGACAGCCTTTCGGAACGGCGGGTACCTATTCTAATTTCAAGCAGGTTACTGATTCACGGGCTGCAGAGTATGGAAATCGTTTTGCACTCCTTGCTCCATCTCAGATCAATCCTATTGGAGACAGTTATCATGTTGATCAATATAACCGGGGTGCATCTGATTATTCATTTGATAAGCCTGACTTTAATTTTGGTCAGTTCCGATCCAATATGGTCATGCGTTGGGAATATATTCCTGGTTCTACATTGTTTCTCGTCTGGACACAGGAAATGAATGGAGCGTTTTATGATCGCAAAGGCTCTGAGTGGGATCGTTATTCTTTTGATTTCAACACTCAGGCACACAACATATTTTTGATCAAATACACCTACAGGTTTGTCCTTTAG
- a CDS encoding pyridoxamine 5'-phosphate oxidase family protein translates to MNNDHNNEDLSREDAIDKLKELVKHNSMCMFTTKLEELPLHSRPMSVAKVCDQGNLWFLSPGDSNKNMNISEDSRVQLFSTNASDSEFLTVYGNATISRDKKKIEELWSPLAKAWFTQGKDDPRITVIKVTPEDAHYWDTKNGKMVSLVKIVAAAAIGHTMDGGVEGSLSVR, encoded by the coding sequence ATGAACAACGATCATAATAACGAAGACCTCAGTCGCGAAGATGCGATTGATAAGTTAAAGGAGCTTGTGAAGCACAATTCCATGTGCATGTTTACAACAAAGCTTGAAGAGTTGCCTCTGCATTCACGTCCCATGAGCGTGGCAAAAGTTTGCGATCAGGGAAATTTATGGTTCCTGAGTCCCGGAGACAGCAATAAGAACATGAATATCTCAGAAGATTCACGTGTTCAATTGTTTTCAACAAATGCTTCCGATTCAGAATTTCTTACCGTCTATGGTAACGCTACCATCTCACGCGATAAGAAAAAGATAGAAGAACTCTGGTCTCCTCTTGCGAAGGCCTGGTTTACACAAGGAAAAGACGATCCAAGAATAACCGTTATCAAAGTAACTCCTGAAGATGCTCATTACTGGGATACAAAGAATGGAAAGATGGTATCGCTTGTGAAGATTGTAGCGGCAGCAGCCATTGGACATACTATGGATGGAGGAGTTGAAGGAAGTCTTTCTGTGAGATAG
- a CDS encoding tRNA pseudouridine synthase A — translation MRYFFHIGYNGIRYRGWQRQAKAVNIQEVIETTLGQILKTDVTIIGCGRTDAMVHASQFFFHADIEREWDYDLIFRLNKMLPDDIAIFEIIPVDDSRHARFDATQRTYDYFIHTYKDPFLNDLSSLYLERNLNLDRMKQAVSLLVKYNDYAALCKSPLGYRTTICNVTTAALYADPSGDRIRFQISANRFLARMIRIIMTKFLDIGRGELSVEEFESYLITKETPKLIEPAYPQGLYLSKVIYPYLDIPPRANFSPILQNAITDWILV, via the coding sequence ATGAGATATTTCTTTCACATAGGCTATAATGGGATCCGCTACCGGGGATGGCAGCGACAAGCTAAAGCTGTGAATATCCAGGAGGTAATTGAAACCACCCTTGGTCAGATTCTGAAGACTGATGTCACTATCATCGGTTGCGGCAGAACGGATGCCATGGTCCATGCATCACAGTTCTTTTTTCATGCTGACATTGAAAGAGAGTGGGATTATGATCTGATCTTTCGTTTGAATAAAATGCTCCCGGATGATATTGCCATCTTCGAGATCATTCCTGTAGATGACTCACGACATGCAAGATTTGACGCAACTCAGCGAACATACGATTACTTTATCCATACCTATAAAGATCCTTTCCTGAATGATCTCAGCTCTCTCTATCTGGAAAGAAATCTCAATCTCGACAGGATGAAGCAGGCTGTTTCTCTTCTCGTCAAATACAATGATTATGCGGCACTCTGCAAATCACCGTTAGGCTATCGCACAACGATATGCAATGTTACGACCGCAGCATTGTATGCTGACCCTTCCGGGGATCGGATACGATTTCAGATTTCAGCTAACAGATTCCTGGCGAGAATGATCAGGATCATCATGACGAAATTTCTTGATATCGGAAGGGGAGAATTAAGTGTTGAAGAATTTGAAAGCTATCTGATAACGAAAGAAACACCTAAGCTTATCGAACCGGCATATCCGCAGGGTTTATACCTTTCAAAAGTAATATATCCTTATCTTGATATTCCACCGAGAGCGAACTTTTCACCCATCCTTCAGAATGCTATTACCGACTGGATACTGGTGTAG
- a CDS encoding SET domain-containing protein-lysine N-methyltransferase yields the protein MKVCVLQPDYSTTDVDYKNYDPARDLTSLLPEDDVVDHVFLNKLTTYRQLKEASKKGYDIYVNLCEGYLEWEVPSIDVIHTLELLNLPYTGPNPVLYDPPKPLMKYVAYGAGVKTPASVDVMSLEDIDDVLDKLTFPMFIKPAKAGDSLGVDELSLVNTESELRAKITAILDEYPEILVEEYIAGREFTVLVAANKDAKSCTVYKPVEYIFPKGRHFKTYALKTSELHPESNVPCHDFKLERALKTATQQIFTAFGGVGYARLDFRMDANGQIYFLEINFTCSAFYVDSYQGSADHILNYDPAGKSGFLKHIIGEGIARHKAKQKKYVLKGNSVAGYGIAASRRIRKNEVIFMGEEMSQRIVSKSFVEANWNQKQKNDFRHYAYPISKEVYILWDENPINWAPQNHSCSPNTAYQGLNVVATRDISIGEELTLDYALFLDETLDPFVCQCGSPNCREIISGTKENVITGASHLKARAPKRQDILVPVPVPERLVKRAVRPK from the coding sequence ATGAAAGTTTGTGTACTTCAACCAGATTATTCAACAACTGACGTAGACTATAAGAACTACGATCCAGCTCGGGATTTAACAAGCTTACTTCCTGAAGATGATGTTGTTGATCATGTCTTCTTAAACAAACTCACGACCTATCGTCAGTTGAAAGAAGCCAGCAAGAAAGGTTATGACATCTATGTCAATTTATGTGAGGGCTACCTCGAATGGGAAGTTCCTTCCATCGATGTGATCCACACACTCGAGCTACTCAACTTGCCCTACACCGGTCCAAATCCGGTATTATACGATCCCCCGAAGCCTTTAATGAAATATGTTGCCTATGGAGCAGGAGTGAAGACTCCAGCATCGGTAGACGTGATGTCACTGGAGGATATCGATGACGTATTGGACAAGCTTACCTTCCCGATGTTCATCAAGCCAGCCAAAGCAGGAGACAGTCTCGGCGTTGATGAGCTATCCTTAGTGAACACTGAATCAGAGCTTCGTGCCAAGATCACTGCCATTCTGGATGAATATCCTGAGATTTTAGTAGAAGAATACATCGCAGGCCGCGAGTTTACTGTACTAGTAGCCGCTAATAAGGATGCTAAGTCTTGCACTGTTTATAAGCCTGTCGAATACATATTCCCGAAAGGACGCCACTTCAAGACCTATGCGCTCAAAACATCCGAGCTTCATCCTGAATCAAACGTTCCTTGCCATGACTTTAAGCTTGAAAGAGCATTAAAGACTGCCACACAACAGATTTTCACTGCATTTGGTGGAGTTGGGTATGCAAGACTTGATTTCCGCATGGATGCCAACGGCCAGATCTACTTCCTCGAGATCAACTTTACATGCTCTGCATTCTACGTTGACAGCTATCAGGGTTCTGCAGATCATATCTTGAACTATGACCCTGCCGGAAAGAGCGGATTCCTAAAGCACATTATCGGCGAAGGTATTGCCCGTCATAAAGCCAAGCAGAAGAAGTATGTGCTGAAGGGTAATTCTGTTGCTGGTTACGGTATCGCCGCAAGCCGCCGCATCCGCAAGAACGAGGTGATCTTCATGGGCGAAGAGATGTCACAACGCATTGTTTCCAAGAGCTTTGTTGAAGCCAACTGGAACCAAAAGCAAAAGAACGATTTCCGCCACTATGCATATCCTATCAGCAAAGAGGTCTATATTCTTTGGGATGAAAACCCTATCAACTGGGCTCCTCAAAACCATAGCTGTAGTCCAAACACTGCTTATCAGGGTCTTAATGTGGTAGCAACAAGAGATATCTCCATTGGAGAGGAACTCACGCTTGACTATGCATTATTCCTGGACGAAACACTGGATCCATTTGTTTGCCAGTGCGGAAGTCCAAACTGCAGGGAGATTATTTCCGGAACCAAGGAAAATGTCATTACCGGAGCAAGCCATCTGAAAGCCCGTGCTCCTAAAAGACAGGATATCCTGGTCCCCGTTCCAGTCCCTGAAAGACTGGTAAAACGAGCAGTTCGACCTAAGTAA
- a CDS encoding peptidase E: MKQDVKRKIFITGGGGFKSFSKFIMGLTKKENPKVCYVPTATGDSVNTISNWYASCEDLPVKPFVLKTFIGSYDTKKTFEETIMGMDIIFVGGGNTLNMIAIWKAQGIDLALRKAYESGIVMSGGSAGSLCWFQSGTTDSRPIKLSKVDCLGWIKGSHCPHYDAEVQRRPLYQDLIKKGELPPGYACDNNAGIYFENEQFVKSVALNKESKSYYVDVVEGQVSEKALPTELL, translated from the coding sequence ATGAAACAGGATGTTAAAAGAAAAATATTCATAACAGGAGGGGGCGGATTCAAAAGTTTTTCAAAGTTCATTATGGGACTTACAAAAAAGGAGAATCCAAAGGTGTGTTATGTTCCCACGGCTACGGGTGACAGCGTGAATACCATCAGCAATTGGTATGCTTCCTGTGAGGACCTTCCGGTAAAGCCATTTGTGCTGAAGACTTTTATTGGTTCCTACGATACCAAAAAAACCTTTGAAGAGACTATCATGGGCATGGATATCATTTTTGTGGGTGGTGGAAACACGCTCAACATGATTGCTATCTGGAAAGCCCAGGGTATAGATCTGGCATTGCGTAAAGCATATGAGTCGGGCATTGTAATGTCCGGTGGAAGTGCAGGATCGCTTTGCTGGTTTCAAAGCGGAACTACCGATTCAAGGCCGATCAAGCTGAGTAAGGTTGATTGCCTTGGATGGATCAAAGGATCTCATTGCCCTCATTATGATGCTGAAGTTCAAAGAAGACCACTCTACCAGGATCTGATCAAGAAAGGTGAACTGCCTCCGGGATATGCCTGTGATAACAATGCAGGAATCTATTTTGAGAATGAACAGTTTGTAAAGTCTGTCGCTCTCAACAAAGAAAGCAAGTCGTACTATGTGGATGTTGTGGAAGGACAGGTGAGCGAGAAGGCTTTGCCAACTGAATTGTTATAA
- a CDS encoding RNA-binding transcriptional accessory protein, producing the protein MENIIAQIAAELSLKEKQVNIVVGLLEEGATIPFIARYRKELTDSLDEVVLASIRDRHEELVELEKRREAILKSIEKQEKLTPQLKKAIEAATTLAELEDIYLPYKPKRKTRATAAREKGLEPLALSIFEQQGNIDVAALAASFINLEKGVATEEEALQGARDIMAEWVSENQEARKTVRELFWKEGVIESKVLKSKAESEEAQKFKDYFEWKEPIKKAPSHRVLAMRRAENESIISLDISPNEDSAIQSLEHQFVKTSKPVAEQVKLAVKDSYKRLLKPSLESEVRVESKLMADAEAIKVFASNLKELLLASPLGQKRVLALDPGFRTGTKLVCLGEQGDLLFNTVIYPNEPQKEKVKSGTIVMGLCDKFKIEAIAIGNGTASRETESFVKALGLPKEIMVAMVNESGASVYSASEVAREEFPDHDITVRGAVSIGRRLTDPLAELVKIDPKSIGVGQYQHDVDQSKLKAGLDDVVMSCVNQVGVEVNTASKELLSYVSGLGPQLAKSIVEYRNEHGAFKDRSALHKVPRLGDKAFEQCAGFLRIRDSKNPLDRSGVHPESYPLVEKFAKDLGCSISDLMTSAELRKKLDIKKYISDKVGLPTLTDILAELEKPGRDPRQKFELFSFEDGIHEIKDLKIGMVLPGIVTNVTNFGAFVDIGVHQDGLVHISHLSDKFVKDPNAVTSVAQKVKVTVMEVDVARKRIALSMKSDPFGGGTSKPQESDKSSRSKPSVVKPSSKTKENSVSRSSATPLKEETMEDKLAMLREKFKK; encoded by the coding sequence ATGGAAAATATCATTGCTCAGATTGCTGCCGAACTCAGCTTAAAGGAAAAACAGGTAAACATTGTTGTCGGACTTTTAGAGGAAGGTGCTACTATTCCCTTCATCGCCCGATATCGTAAGGAACTCACAGATAGCCTTGACGAAGTAGTTCTCGCATCCATTCGCGATCGCCATGAAGAACTGGTGGAGCTGGAGAAAAGGAGAGAAGCAATACTGAAATCAATTGAGAAGCAGGAAAAGCTTACTCCTCAGTTAAAGAAAGCCATTGAAGCAGCCACTACTCTTGCTGAACTTGAAGACATCTATCTTCCTTACAAGCCTAAACGCAAAACAAGAGCAACCGCTGCGCGTGAAAAAGGTCTTGAGCCATTGGCGCTAAGCATCTTCGAACAGCAAGGCAATATTGATGTCGCAGCATTGGCTGCCTCATTCATTAACCTTGAAAAAGGAGTGGCTACAGAAGAAGAAGCGTTGCAGGGTGCCAGGGACATCATGGCTGAATGGGTGAGTGAAAATCAGGAAGCACGTAAAACGGTTCGTGAACTCTTCTGGAAAGAAGGTGTCATCGAATCCAAAGTATTAAAATCAAAAGCAGAAAGTGAGGAAGCACAGAAGTTCAAAGATTACTTTGAATGGAAAGAGCCTATCAAGAAAGCTCCTTCTCATCGGGTGCTAGCCATGCGTCGGGCAGAAAATGAAAGCATCATCTCATTGGACATTTCTCCCAATGAGGACTCAGCCATTCAATCACTCGAGCATCAGTTTGTTAAAACATCAAAGCCGGTTGCCGAACAGGTAAAGCTGGCAGTCAAAGACAGTTATAAACGTCTTTTGAAACCTTCATTGGAAAGTGAAGTCCGTGTCGAATCGAAGTTGATGGCGGACGCCGAAGCGATAAAAGTATTTGCATCTAATCTTAAGGAACTCCTTCTTGCTTCACCACTTGGCCAGAAACGTGTGCTGGCATTGGATCCAGGCTTTCGTACCGGAACTAAACTGGTTTGCCTCGGTGAGCAGGGTGATCTTTTATTCAATACCGTCATCTATCCAAACGAACCTCAAAAGGAAAAAGTCAAGTCCGGAACCATCGTCATGGGACTTTGTGATAAGTTCAAAATCGAAGCTATCGCCATTGGTAATGGAACAGCAAGTCGTGAGACAGAATCGTTTGTGAAGGCATTGGGCTTGCCAAAGGAGATCATGGTAGCCATGGTCAATGAAAGCGGTGCCTCTGTCTATTCAGCATCGGAAGTAGCGCGTGAGGAATTTCCAGATCATGATATCACCGTAAGGGGAGCAGTTTCAATTGGTCGCCGCCTGACAGACCCGTTGGCAGAGCTCGTGAAGATCGATCCGAAGTCTATTGGCGTCGGACAGTATCAGCATGATGTAGATCAATCGAAGCTTAAAGCTGGCCTTGACGATGTTGTAATGAGCTGTGTAAATCAGGTAGGCGTTGAGGTAAATACTGCCAGTAAGGAGTTATTGTCTTATGTTTCAGGCTTAGGGCCACAACTGGCGAAAAGCATTGTTGAATATCGTAATGAGCATGGTGCATTCAAAGACCGAAGCGCTTTGCATAAGGTGCCAAGGTTAGGAGACAAAGCCTTTGAGCAATGCGCCGGCTTCCTTCGCATACGTGACTCTAAAAATCCACTGGACAGGAGTGGAGTTCATCCGGAAAGCTATCCACTGGTTGAAAAGTTTGCCAAAGACCTCGGTTGTTCTATCAGTGATCTTATGACCAGCGCCGAACTTCGTAAGAAGCTTGATATCAAAAAATATATATCCGACAAGGTTGGTCTGCCGACATTAACTGACATCCTTGCTGAATTGGAGAAGCCAGGAAGAGATCCACGTCAGAAATTTGAACTGTTCTCTTTTGAAGACGGTATTCACGAGATCAAAGACCTGAAGATTGGTATGGTGCTGCCAGGTATTGTAACCAACGTGACAAACTTTGGTGCGTTTGTGGATATCGGTGTTCACCAGGATGGTCTAGTACACATCAGTCACCTCAGTGATAAATTCGTTAAGGATCCCAATGCGGTGACCTCAGTGGCACAGAAAGTAAAAGTCACGGTCATGGAGGTGGATGTTGCGAGGAAGCGCATTGCGTTATCCATGAAGAGCGATCCGTTCGGTGGTGGTACTTCCAAGCCTCAGGAATCAGATAAATCATCAAGGTCAAAGCCTTCAGTAGTTAAGCCATCTTCAAAGACCAAAGAAAATTCTGTTAGCAGGTCATCTGCTACCCCTTTGAAAGAAGAAACTATGGAAGACAAGCTTGCCATGCTTCGGGAAAAGTTCAAGAAGTAG
- a CDS encoding SET domain-containing protein-lysine N-methyltransferase: MIFNESNSMVVDSQSEVAEKRTDATHGHRSLFSKENFSKEDVIADFYWDNIYPTPTYLTVQISEHEHILLRPEYLECINHSCDPNAFFDTTRKQLIAVKSIEKGEQFTFFYPSAEWDMDQPFQCQCGSKNCIGMIKGAKYLPENVLSFYRFTDFIKGKLASKAK; encoded by the coding sequence ATGATTTTTAATGAATCGAACTCAATGGTAGTAGATTCTCAATCAGAAGTTGCTGAAAAGAGAACGGATGCTACCCACGGCCATCGTTCATTGTTTTCTAAAGAGAACTTTAGCAAAGAGGACGTTATTGCCGATTTCTACTGGGATAATATCTATCCTACGCCAACGTACCTGACGGTTCAGATCAGCGAACATGAGCATATCCTGCTCCGTCCGGAATACCTTGAATGCATTAACCACAGCTGTGATCCGAATGCATTTTTTGATACGACTCGCAAGCAATTGATCGCTGTAAAGTCTATCGAAAAGGGTGAACAGTTCACTTTTTTCTATCCTTCAGCAGAGTGGGACATGGATCAACCGTTCCAATGCCAGTGTGGAAGCAAGAACTGCATCGGAATGATCAAGGGAGCAAAGTACTTACCTGAAAACGTGTTGAGCTTTTACCGCTTTACCGATTTCATCAAAGGTAAATTGGCTTCAAAGGCTAAGTAA